A stretch of the Papaver somniferum cultivar HN1 chromosome 6, ASM357369v1, whole genome shotgun sequence genome encodes the following:
- the LOC113288785 gene encoding kinesin-like protein KIN-7F isoform X1, producing MMINGEITFGKKKIMGCSVGSEETVMQWEKTEMEDISSSQEKIFVSVRLRPLNAREIGKNNNDGSDWECISDNTIIFKNSIPERSMYPTAYTLDRVFQCHCTTRQVYEEAAREVALSVISGINSSIFAYGQTSSGKTYTMNGVTEYTVTDIYDYIKRHEERAFVLKFSAMEIYNEAVRDLLSGDSTPLRLLDDPERGTIIEKLTEETLRDWSHLKELLSVCEVQRRVGETSLNEYSSRSHQILRLTVESSAYEFLGKDNSTTLSASVNLVDLAGSERASQALSAGTRLKEGCHINRSLLTLGTVIRKLSKGRNGHVPYRDSKLTRILQPSLGGNARTAIICTVSPARNHLEQSKNTLLFASCAKEVSTNAHVNVVMSDKALVKHLQRELARLESEMRNPAPTSATFDTVTLLRQKDIQIEKMEKEIKELTQQRDLVQSRLDNLLQVVGNGRNSRKWDDFDKTQHIIPRKAWECGSSVSDSQGISEKHFLNVGVTKSNTSLYSNDHSENHGEDYDLQLPGNVEDYFLSDGNAPQLPIDTSTFDRPNPSQSWEGITQGSHEDFDDLCKEVRCIEMEECSTNRNRNPIVSTPEESEVISPFTPNEYTADQELVASVRKDGELSNSTAAYTPPENFVDVRKTITDFLAKSYPDETSMSVLKSNLSSSRNLQLSKSKSCRATLTTGSASPSVQISDDMYNTPKYWSEKYVPGKHEGVALKNESLSRENSSETSHQNGIIDELKGQDVKVQETQLSIDELQKTRKDVGVDPMQDFMESPSNFPLVFERQRKEIIELWHTCNVSLVHRTYFFLLFKGDPMDHIYMEVELRRLSFLKEKFSRGNSDKPAVEGGRALTPDSSLRALYREREMLSRRLQKKFSEEERKGLYEKWGVSLDTNERKLQLAYLLWTETKDMDHIKESASLVAKLVGLVEPDQALKEMFGLSFTPRPIKRRSYSWKGAILPRMSL from the exons ATGATGATTAATGGAGAGATCACT TttgggaagaagaagataatgggTTGTTCAGTGGGCAGTGAAGAAACTGTAATGCAGTGGGAGAAAACTGAAATGGAAGATATTTCATCTTCTCAGGAGAAGATTTTTGTTTCAGTTAGGTTAAGACCTTTGAATGCTAGAGAGATTGGTAAGAATAATAATGATGGTTCAGATTGGGAATGTATTAGTGATAATACCATTATATTCAAGAATAGTATTCCTGAAAGATCAATGTATCCAACTGCTTATACATTGG ATAGAGTATTTCAATGTCATTGCACCACCAGACAAGTCTATGAAGAAGCTGCTAGAGAAGTTGCTCTATCAGTTATCAGTGGTATTAACT CTTCTATTtttgcatatggacaaacaagTAGTGGGAAAACATACACCATGAATGGAGTTACCGAGTATACAGTGACAGATATTTACGATTATATCAAGAGG CATGAGGAAAGAGCATTTGTATTGAAGTTCTCTGCAATGGAAATCTATAACGAGGCTGTCAGGGACCTCCTAAGTGGAGATTCTACTCCACTAAGACTTCTCGATGACCCAGAG AGAGGGACGATTATAGAGAAACTTACTGAGGAAACTCTGAGGGATTGGAGTCATCTAAAGGAGCTACTTTCTGTTTGTGAAG TCCAAAGACGGGTGGGGGAGACTTCTTTAAATGAATATAGCTCCAGATCACATCAAATTCTTAGACTG ACAGTTGAAAGTTCAGCATAtgagtttttagggaaggacaaCTCAACCACTCTCTCAGCTAGTGTG AACTTAGTTGATCTGGCGGGAAGCGAACGTGCATCTCAAGCATTATCAGCTGGTACGAGACTGAAAGAAGGTTGCCACATAAATCGCAGTTTGCTTACTCTAGGAACGGTTATTCGCAAGCTAAG CAAAGGAAGAAATGGGCATGTTCCTTACAGAGATTCTAAGCTCACACGTATACTTCAACCTTCTTTAGGAGGCAATGCAAGAACAGCAATTATATGTACAGTTAGTCCTGCGAGAAACCATCTTGAACAGTCAAAAAATACCCTCTTATTTGCAAGTTGTGCAAAAGAGGTGTCTACAAATGCACATGTCAATGTAGTCATGTCAGATAAGGCTCTGGTAAAGCATTTGCAAAGGGAGCTTGCTAGACTAGAGAGTGAAATGAGAAATCCAGCTCCTACTTCTGCCACCTTTGATACCGTAACATTGTTAAGACAGAAGGATATTCAGATTGAAAAG ATGGAGAAAGAGATAAAAGAGCTGACACAGCAAAGGGATCTTGTTCAATCTCGACTCGACAATTTATTGCAAGTAGTCGGAAATGGCCGAAATTCAAGAAAATGG GACGATTTTGATAAAACACAACATATTATCCCGCGGAAAGCATGGGAGTGTGGAAGTTCAGTATCAGACTCTCAAGGGATTTCCGAAAAACATTTTTTGAATGTGGGTGTTACAAAATCCAATACATCTCTGTACTCTAATGATCACAGTGAGAATCATGGCGAGGATTACGACCTACAGCTTCCTGGAAATGTTGAAGACTATTTTCTTTCTGATGGTAACGCTCCACAACTCCCAATTGATACTTCTACATTTGACAGACCTAATCCATCCCAAAGCTGGGAGGGGATCACCCAAGGCAGTCATGAAGATTTTGATGACCTATGCAAGGAGGTTCGGTGCATCGAGATGGAAGAGTGTAGCACAAATAGAAACAGAAACCCCATTGTTTCAACACCTGAAGAAAGTGAAGTGATTTCACCTTTCACTCCAAATGAATATACAGCTGACCAGGAATTAGTAGCATCCGTAAGGAAAGATGGAGAGTTGAGCAACAGCACTGCAGCTTATACACCACCAGAAAATTTTGTAGATGTGCGCAAAACTATTACTGACTTTCTTGCCAAATCTTACCCTGATGAAACATCTATGTCAGTTCTCAAATCGAATCTTTCTAGCTCTAGAAACTTGCAGCTGAGTAAAAGCAAAAGTTGTAGAGCAACTCTTACGACTGGCTCGGCATCTCCCAGCGTTCAGATTTCAGATGACATGTATAACACGCCGAAATATTGGTCAGAGAAATATGTGCCTGGTAAACATGAAGGTGTTGCACTGAAAAATGAAAGCTTATCACGGGAAAATAGTTCTGAGACTTCTCATCAAAATGGCATCATAGATGAACTGAAAGGACAAGATGTCAAG GTTCAAGAGACACAACTAAGCATAGATGAACTTCAAAAGACTCGGAAAGATGTGGGGGTAGACCCAATGCAAGATTTTATGGAATCTCCTTCGAATTTTCCCTTGGTATTTGAGAGGCAACGAAAAGAAATAATTGAACTTTGGCACACATGCAATGTTTCACTTGTCCATAGAACATATTTTTTCCTGCTGTTTAAAGGTGATCCGATGGACCACATATACATGGAGGTGGAGCTCAGGAGGTTGTCGTTTCTCAAAGAAAAATTCTCTCGAGGAAATAGTGATAAACCCGCTGTTGAAGGAGGCCGCGCTCTCACCCCAGATTCAAG TTTGAGAGCACTTTATCGGGAGAGGGAAATGCTGAGCAGGCGGTTGCAGAAGAAATTCTCTGAAGAGGAGAGAAAAGGACTCTACGAAAAATGGGGAGTCAGTTTAGACACAAATGAGAGGAAACTCCAGCTGGCCTATCTTCTTTGGACTGAAACAAAAGACATGGATCACATCAAGGAGAGTGCTTCTCTTGTCGCGAAGCTGGTTGGGCTCGTCGAGCCAGATCAGGCTCTCAAGGAGATGTTTGGCCTCAGTTTCACTCCTCGGCCTATTAAACGAAGGTCTTACAGCTGGAAAGGCGCTATCCTCCCTCGTATGAGCCTGTAA
- the LOC113288785 gene encoding kinesin-like protein KIN-7F isoform X2: MGCSVGSEETVMQWEKTEMEDISSSQEKIFVSVRLRPLNAREIGKNNNDGSDWECISDNTIIFKNSIPERSMYPTAYTLDRVFQCHCTTRQVYEEAAREVALSVISGINSSIFAYGQTSSGKTYTMNGVTEYTVTDIYDYIKRHEERAFVLKFSAMEIYNEAVRDLLSGDSTPLRLLDDPERGTIIEKLTEETLRDWSHLKELLSVCEVQRRVGETSLNEYSSRSHQILRLTVESSAYEFLGKDNSTTLSASVNLVDLAGSERASQALSAGTRLKEGCHINRSLLTLGTVIRKLSKGRNGHVPYRDSKLTRILQPSLGGNARTAIICTVSPARNHLEQSKNTLLFASCAKEVSTNAHVNVVMSDKALVKHLQRELARLESEMRNPAPTSATFDTVTLLRQKDIQIEKMEKEIKELTQQRDLVQSRLDNLLQVVGNGRNSRKWDDFDKTQHIIPRKAWECGSSVSDSQGISEKHFLNVGVTKSNTSLYSNDHSENHGEDYDLQLPGNVEDYFLSDGNAPQLPIDTSTFDRPNPSQSWEGITQGSHEDFDDLCKEVRCIEMEECSTNRNRNPIVSTPEESEVISPFTPNEYTADQELVASVRKDGELSNSTAAYTPPENFVDVRKTITDFLAKSYPDETSMSVLKSNLSSSRNLQLSKSKSCRATLTTGSASPSVQISDDMYNTPKYWSEKYVPGKHEGVALKNESLSRENSSETSHQNGIIDELKGQDVKVQETQLSIDELQKTRKDVGVDPMQDFMESPSNFPLVFERQRKEIIELWHTCNVSLVHRTYFFLLFKGDPMDHIYMEVELRRLSFLKEKFSRGNSDKPAVEGGRALTPDSSLRALYREREMLSRRLQKKFSEEERKGLYEKWGVSLDTNERKLQLAYLLWTETKDMDHIKESASLVAKLVGLVEPDQALKEMFGLSFTPRPIKRRSYSWKGAILPRMSL, translated from the exons atgggTTGTTCAGTGGGCAGTGAAGAAACTGTAATGCAGTGGGAGAAAACTGAAATGGAAGATATTTCATCTTCTCAGGAGAAGATTTTTGTTTCAGTTAGGTTAAGACCTTTGAATGCTAGAGAGATTGGTAAGAATAATAATGATGGTTCAGATTGGGAATGTATTAGTGATAATACCATTATATTCAAGAATAGTATTCCTGAAAGATCAATGTATCCAACTGCTTATACATTGG ATAGAGTATTTCAATGTCATTGCACCACCAGACAAGTCTATGAAGAAGCTGCTAGAGAAGTTGCTCTATCAGTTATCAGTGGTATTAACT CTTCTATTtttgcatatggacaaacaagTAGTGGGAAAACATACACCATGAATGGAGTTACCGAGTATACAGTGACAGATATTTACGATTATATCAAGAGG CATGAGGAAAGAGCATTTGTATTGAAGTTCTCTGCAATGGAAATCTATAACGAGGCTGTCAGGGACCTCCTAAGTGGAGATTCTACTCCACTAAGACTTCTCGATGACCCAGAG AGAGGGACGATTATAGAGAAACTTACTGAGGAAACTCTGAGGGATTGGAGTCATCTAAAGGAGCTACTTTCTGTTTGTGAAG TCCAAAGACGGGTGGGGGAGACTTCTTTAAATGAATATAGCTCCAGATCACATCAAATTCTTAGACTG ACAGTTGAAAGTTCAGCATAtgagtttttagggaaggacaaCTCAACCACTCTCTCAGCTAGTGTG AACTTAGTTGATCTGGCGGGAAGCGAACGTGCATCTCAAGCATTATCAGCTGGTACGAGACTGAAAGAAGGTTGCCACATAAATCGCAGTTTGCTTACTCTAGGAACGGTTATTCGCAAGCTAAG CAAAGGAAGAAATGGGCATGTTCCTTACAGAGATTCTAAGCTCACACGTATACTTCAACCTTCTTTAGGAGGCAATGCAAGAACAGCAATTATATGTACAGTTAGTCCTGCGAGAAACCATCTTGAACAGTCAAAAAATACCCTCTTATTTGCAAGTTGTGCAAAAGAGGTGTCTACAAATGCACATGTCAATGTAGTCATGTCAGATAAGGCTCTGGTAAAGCATTTGCAAAGGGAGCTTGCTAGACTAGAGAGTGAAATGAGAAATCCAGCTCCTACTTCTGCCACCTTTGATACCGTAACATTGTTAAGACAGAAGGATATTCAGATTGAAAAG ATGGAGAAAGAGATAAAAGAGCTGACACAGCAAAGGGATCTTGTTCAATCTCGACTCGACAATTTATTGCAAGTAGTCGGAAATGGCCGAAATTCAAGAAAATGG GACGATTTTGATAAAACACAACATATTATCCCGCGGAAAGCATGGGAGTGTGGAAGTTCAGTATCAGACTCTCAAGGGATTTCCGAAAAACATTTTTTGAATGTGGGTGTTACAAAATCCAATACATCTCTGTACTCTAATGATCACAGTGAGAATCATGGCGAGGATTACGACCTACAGCTTCCTGGAAATGTTGAAGACTATTTTCTTTCTGATGGTAACGCTCCACAACTCCCAATTGATACTTCTACATTTGACAGACCTAATCCATCCCAAAGCTGGGAGGGGATCACCCAAGGCAGTCATGAAGATTTTGATGACCTATGCAAGGAGGTTCGGTGCATCGAGATGGAAGAGTGTAGCACAAATAGAAACAGAAACCCCATTGTTTCAACACCTGAAGAAAGTGAAGTGATTTCACCTTTCACTCCAAATGAATATACAGCTGACCAGGAATTAGTAGCATCCGTAAGGAAAGATGGAGAGTTGAGCAACAGCACTGCAGCTTATACACCACCAGAAAATTTTGTAGATGTGCGCAAAACTATTACTGACTTTCTTGCCAAATCTTACCCTGATGAAACATCTATGTCAGTTCTCAAATCGAATCTTTCTAGCTCTAGAAACTTGCAGCTGAGTAAAAGCAAAAGTTGTAGAGCAACTCTTACGACTGGCTCGGCATCTCCCAGCGTTCAGATTTCAGATGACATGTATAACACGCCGAAATATTGGTCAGAGAAATATGTGCCTGGTAAACATGAAGGTGTTGCACTGAAAAATGAAAGCTTATCACGGGAAAATAGTTCTGAGACTTCTCATCAAAATGGCATCATAGATGAACTGAAAGGACAAGATGTCAAG GTTCAAGAGACACAACTAAGCATAGATGAACTTCAAAAGACTCGGAAAGATGTGGGGGTAGACCCAATGCAAGATTTTATGGAATCTCCTTCGAATTTTCCCTTGGTATTTGAGAGGCAACGAAAAGAAATAATTGAACTTTGGCACACATGCAATGTTTCACTTGTCCATAGAACATATTTTTTCCTGCTGTTTAAAGGTGATCCGATGGACCACATATACATGGAGGTGGAGCTCAGGAGGTTGTCGTTTCTCAAAGAAAAATTCTCTCGAGGAAATAGTGATAAACCCGCTGTTGAAGGAGGCCGCGCTCTCACCCCAGATTCAAG TTTGAGAGCACTTTATCGGGAGAGGGAAATGCTGAGCAGGCGGTTGCAGAAGAAATTCTCTGAAGAGGAGAGAAAAGGACTCTACGAAAAATGGGGAGTCAGTTTAGACACAAATGAGAGGAAACTCCAGCTGGCCTATCTTCTTTGGACTGAAACAAAAGACATGGATCACATCAAGGAGAGTGCTTCTCTTGTCGCGAAGCTGGTTGGGCTCGTCGAGCCAGATCAGGCTCTCAAGGAGATGTTTGGCCTCAGTTTCACTCCTCGGCCTATTAAACGAAGGTCTTACAGCTGGAAAGGCGCTATCCTCCCTCGTATGAGCCTGTAA
- the LOC113288786 gene encoding protein ACCUMULATION AND REPLICATION OF CHLOROPLASTS 6, chloroplastic-like, with translation MEASNVFCSPRAPLFQHHHHYQPSNRLLPPLPPLLIHPRIKIINKNNKTGNAMADNGSNNKQRGTHFICFSSRWADRLLSDFQYPTTTAPDSSENNTNTLTATLPPSPSPERHISLPIDFYQVLGAETHFLGDGIKRAYDSRVSQQPQYGFSQEALFSRHQILQAACETLANPYSRGDYNQSLIQDEDSTLITQVPWDSVPGALCVLQESGETELVLKIGENLLKERLPKSFKQDVVLVMALAYVDISRDAMALSPPDFIQSCEVLERALKLLQEEGASSLAPELQSQIDETLEEITPRCVLELLALPLDEEHQTRREEGLHGVRNILWAVGGGGASAVAGGFTREDFMNQAFSRMTAAEQVDLFAATPSNIPAESFEVYGVALALVAQAFVGKKPHSIKDADNLFQQLQQTKVASLGAVVSDDATRADREADFALERGLCSLLVGELDECRSWLGLDDVNSPYRNPSIVEFVLDNSKDDEDTDLLPGLCRLLETWLIEVVFPRFRDTEDIQFKLGDYYDDPTVLKYLERLEGVGGSPLAAAAAIVRIGAEATAVLDNVKTTAINALQKVFPLGNKEVSIKRNEDGNSSSFFSAIESEGPSGMNTFDYSGVSTEVSGSISPNGFRDEQPITEKIKDASLKITCAGVVIGLLTLGGLKCLPPRNGLSASRKEVGSAMASDVIYVDDFLAHEKLAEEIPRMDARLAENLVRKWQTIKSQALGPQHNLAELPEVLEGQMLKIWSDRASEIAQHGWFWKYTLLGLTIDSVTVSLDGRRAMVEATLEEEAQLLDVAHPEHDDSYSTTYSTRYEMCCTKSGWKIIEGAVLKS, from the exons ATGGAAGCATCGAACGTCTTCTGTTCCCCAAGAGCACCTCTCTTTCAGCATCACCACCATTATCAGCCATCAAACAGACTTCTTCCTCCACTTCCTCCTCTTCTAATTCATCCTCGCAtcaaaatcattaacaaaaacaacaaaactgGCAATGCCATGGCAGATAATGGCAGCAATAATAAACAAAGAGGTACCCATTtcatttgtttctctagtagaTGGGCTGATCGTCTTCTCAGTGATTTCCAATATCCCACCACCACCGCACCCGACTCTTCTGAAAACAACACAAACACTCTGACTGCTACTCTCCCTCCTTCACCTTCTCCTGAACGGCACATATCACTCCCAATAGACTTCTATCAAGTATTAGGAGCTGAAACTCATTTCTTAGGAGATGGGATTAAAAGAGCTTATGATTCTAGGGTTTCTCAACAACCTCAATATGGGTTTAGTCAGGAAGCTTTATTTAGTAGACATCAAATATTACAAGCTGCTTGTGAAACCCTAGCTAATCCTTATTCTAGAGGGGATTATAATCAGTCACTTATTCAAGATGAAGATTCTACTTTGATTACTCAAGTTCCTTGGGATAGTGTACCTGGTGCTTTATGTGTTTTGCAAGAATCTGGTGAGACTGAATTGGTTCTTAAAATTGGGGAGAATTTGTTGAAAGAACGACTGCCGAAGTCGTTTAAACAAGATGTTGTGTTGGTAATGGCGCTTGCTTATGTTGATATTTCTAGAGATGCTATGGCTTTGTCTCCTCCTGATTTTATTCAGAGTTGTGAAGTTCTTGAAAGGGCTTTGAAGCTTTTGCAG GAGGAAGGAGCGAGTAGCCTTGCGCCTGAGCTGCAATCGCAGATTGATGAGACACTTGAAGAGATTACCCCTCGTTGTGTTCTAGAGCTTCTAGCATTACCACTAGATGAAGAGCATCAGACAAGACGAGAGGAGGGATTACATGGTGTCCGCAATATTTTATGGGCTGTTGGAGGAGGTGGTGCCTCTGCAGTTGCTGGAGGATTCACTCGTGAAGACTTCATGAATCAAGCCTTCTCACGCATGACAGCTGCAGAGCAG GTGGATCTTTTTGCTGCAACTCCAAGTAATATCCCAGCAGAGAGTTTCGAAGTTTATGGGGTTGCACTAGCTCTGGTAGCACAGGCCTTTGTGGGTAAAAAGCCCCACTCAATCAAAGATGCTGATAACCTTTTCCAACAGCTTCAGCAGACCAAGGTTGCCTCTCTTGGTGCTGTCGTTTCTGACGATGCCACAAGGGCCGATCGTGAGGCGGACTTTGCCTTAGAGCGTGGACTCTGTTCGCTGCTTGTAGGGGAACTTGATGAATGTCGTTCATGGTTGGGCTTAGACGATGTGAATTCACCGTATAGAAACCCATCTATAGTGGAATTCGTCCTGGATAATTCGAAGGACGATGAGGACACAGATCTCCTTCCTGGGCTTTGCAGACTATTGGAAACTTGGCTAATTGAGGTGGTTTTCCCAAGATTTAGGGATACAGAAGATATACAGTTCAAGCTGGGTGACTACTACGATGACCCTACTGTTCTAAAGTATTTGGAGAGGCTGGAGGGAGTTGGGGGATCACCGTTAGCTGCTGCAGCTGCCATAGTGAGAATTGGGGCTGAAGCTACGGCAGTGCTTGATAACGTAAAGACCACAGCAATCAACGCATTGCAAAAGGTGTTTCCTCTAGGTAACAAAGAGGTGAGTATAAAGCGAAATGAAGATGGCAATAGCAGTAGTTTCTTTTCTGCTATAGAAAGCGAGGGTCCTTCAGGGATGAATACTTTTGATTATTCCGGTGTGTCAACTGAGGTATCTGGGTCAATTAGTCCCAATGGATTCAGAGATGAACAACCAATaacagaaaaaataaaagatgCAAGTCTGAAGATCACATGTGCTGGTGTGGTTATTGGATTACTAACTTTGGGTGGCTTGAAGTGTTTACCGCCTAGAAATGGATTATCTGCATCTCGAAAGGAAGTAGGATCAGCTATGGCTTCTGATGTTATCTATGTGG ATGATTTCCTCGCACATGAAAAACTTGCTGAGGAAATACCAAGAATGGATGCAAGATTGGCAGAGAATCTAGTTCGTAAGTGGCAGACCATCAAGTCTCAGGCCCTTGGTCCTCAGCATAATCTCGCAGAACTGCCAGAG GTTTTGGAGGGTCAGATGCTGAAGATATGGAGTGATCGTGCATCAGAGATAGCACAGCATGGTTGGTTTTGGAAGTACACCCTTTTGGGCCTGACAATTGACAGTGTGACAGTCTCACTAGATGGGCGAAGAGCCATGGTTGAGGCAACCCTCGAGGAGGAAGCTCAGCTCTTAGATGTTGCGCACCCTGAGCACGACGactcttacagcacaacctatagCACGAGATATGAGATGTGTTGTACCAAATCAGGATGGAAGATCATAGAAGGTGCCGTCCTCAAGTCATAA
- the LOC113286019 gene encoding 30S ribosomal protein S31, mitochondrial-like, which produces MAMVQWCGAIARRVMMAERVAAKPSLPELCGRGDKRTKKGKIFKGTFGNSRPKKEKQIERIKERVEVPTSTPWPLPFKLV; this is translated from the coding sequence ATGGCGATGGTTCAGTGGTGCGGCGCTATTGCAAGGAGAGTCATGATGGCGGAGCGAGTAGCAGCGAAGCCATCTTTGCCAGAACTGTGCGGTCGTGGTGACAAAAGAACGAAGAAAGGGAAAATATTCAAAGGAACTTTTGGAAATTCAAGACCAAAGAAGGAGAAGCAAATTGAAAGGATTAAAGAAAGAGTTGAGGTTCCTACATCTACTCCTTGGCCTCTTCCTTTCAAGCTCGTATGA